A genomic stretch from Dehalococcoidia bacterium includes:
- a CDS encoding pyridoxamine 5'-phosphate oxidase family protein, whose product MARVLPRIELTPEEEAGLRERVLRFIERYRAPKIVITTGLDGRPRFRLMGVRMAGFTPYLVSIKPSAKLAELQANPEVTVLWYQYDADDAESDQPLRLVAITGEAELVLSPVGIRAFPGPDQPMSDDELARTRFGVIVHPTKIRVEGFFPGPRYPVFLRP is encoded by the coding sequence ATGGCACGGGTGCTGCCGCGAATCGAGCTGACACCGGAGGAAGAAGCGGGCCTGCGTGAGCGGGTTCTCCGCTTCATCGAGCGGTATCGAGCGCCGAAGATTGTCATCACGACCGGGCTGGATGGGAGGCCGCGCTTCCGCCTGATGGGGGTGCGCATGGCCGGGTTCACGCCCTACCTCGTCAGCATCAAGCCGTCGGCCAAGCTGGCGGAGCTGCAGGCCAACCCGGAGGTGACGGTGCTCTGGTATCAGTACGATGCCGACGATGCGGAGAGCGACCAGCCGCTGCGCCTGGTGGCGATCACGGGCGAAGCGGAACTGGTGCTGTCGCCAGTCGGCATCCGCGCATTCCCAGGCCCCGACCAGCCGATGAGCGACGACGAGCTGGCGCGGACGCGCTTCGGCGTTATCGTCCACCCGACGAAGATCCGCGTCGAAGGGTTTTTCCCCGGCCCGCGCTATCCGGTCTTCCTGCG